Proteins from a genomic interval of Nautilia sp. PV-1:
- a CDS encoding AEC family transporter — MITVVGIYIFIVLGFFAKKTFNEIDGKTLVLLSTYFLQPFLTLWGIMLIPLDYNLIISPVAYLAAVFFSLVFTFTLSLILKDKKERIIAALTPLIGNTGNLGIPLSYALFGDIGASIATIVNLANIFFIYSFGVFFFASGKYSFKDAFKKIVKIPVMWFGILALVLNISGVTFSKDIMKILQMGAFASIVVQLLIFGIYVAEIKTREISFKLGIITVFNKFIIFPAVSFFVLKLFHLNTLFFKAVMLEILTPLAVTNVNLSALFDLYPRKVAMLVIVTSVLFLGVVFLII, encoded by the coding sequence TTGATAACCGTAGTAGGCATATATATATTTATTGTTTTAGGTTTTTTTGCAAAAAAAACATTTAATGAAATAGACGGTAAAACTTTAGTTCTTCTTTCAACTTATTTTCTACAGCCCTTTTTGACCCTTTGGGGCATTATGCTTATACCTTTGGATTATAATTTAATAATTTCTCCGGTTGCGTATCTTGCGGCCGTTTTTTTCAGTCTTGTTTTTACATTTACTCTGTCCTTAATTTTAAAAGATAAAAAAGAGAGGATAATAGCGGCTTTAACTCCGTTAATAGGAAATACGGGTAATCTCGGAATACCTCTTTCATATGCCCTGTTTGGGGATATCGGAGCGAGTATTGCAACTATAGTCAATCTTGCAAATATATTTTTTATATACAGTTTCGGGGTGTTTTTCTTTGCGAGCGGAAAATATTCATTTAAAGACGCTTTTAAAAAAATCGTAAAAATACCGGTTATGTGGTTTGGTATTCTGGCTCTGGTATTAAACATAAGCGGTGTTACTTTTAGTAAAGATATAATGAAAATACTTCAGATGGGGGCGTTTGCATCTATAGTCGTGCAGCTGTTAATATTCGGAATATACGTAGCTGAAATAAAAACAAGGGAAATAAGTTTCAAACTCGGAATTATCACCGTATTTAACAAATTTATCATTTTTCCTGCCGTAAGTTTTTTTGTTCTAAAACTGTTTCATTTAAACACTCTTTTTTTTAAAGCCGTTATGCTTGAAATACTGACCCCTCTTGCCGTTACGAACGTAAATCTTTCGGCTCTTTTTGATTTATATCCGAGAAAAGTGGCAATGCTTGTAATTGTTACTTCCGTACTGTTTTTAGGAGTTGTGTTTTTAATTATATGA
- the thrC gene encoding threonine synthase, which produces MKFIGTRGTDEKKSFSEVILNPAAPNGGLYVPSKLPKINEKFLHRYYDVQDEKPYTHITRGILKLFKIDIDERLIEKALYTYLREFDDPDVVPVVRLNKNLFVGELWHGPTRAFKDMALQPFGVILSSLAKQRGENYLILAATSGDTGPATLKTFENRDNIKVVCIYPHEGTSEVQKLQMVTTDAKNEKVLGIIGNFDDAQSALKSLLKDDDFRNTLKENNIKLSAANSVNFGRIIFQIIYHFWSYMQLAESAEIDLLDEIDVIIPSGNFGNALGAYYAKKMGLPINKIVIASNKNNILYEFIKYGKYDLRDKNLIHTISPAMDILKSSNVERVLFDKFGEERTKELMENLESEGFFELTEKEHEAIKEDFLADFATDAECEEIIAKYAKENNYIMDAHTATAIKAYEYLSEKGEIKNKVVAYSTAEWTKFAPSVYEALTKEDINREIAELEEKTIADKDAIAYIEAHYKVMAPESIRELFDKDINETVINKNEIKENIIKFVTEK; this is translated from the coding sequence ATGAAATTTATAGGAACTCGCGGGACTGATGAAAAAAAGAGTTTTAGTGAAGTTATATTAAATCCGGCGGCACCGAACGGAGGACTTTACGTTCCAAGCAAACTGCCTAAAATAAACGAAAAATTTTTACACAGATATTATGATGTTCAGGATGAAAAACCGTATACCCATATAACCAGGGGAATTCTTAAGTTATTTAAAATAGATATTGACGAAAGGCTTATAGAAAAAGCTTTGTATACATATTTAAGAGAGTTTGACGACCCGGATGTCGTTCCGGTTGTAAGACTTAATAAAAACCTTTTTGTGGGAGAATTGTGGCACGGGCCGACGAGAGCTTTTAAAGACATGGCTCTTCAGCCGTTTGGTGTTATACTTTCATCACTTGCCAAACAAAGAGGCGAAAATTATCTGATTCTTGCGGCAACAAGCGGTGATACGGGACCTGCTACGCTTAAAACTTTTGAAAACAGAGATAATATAAAAGTCGTTTGTATTTATCCTCATGAAGGCACAAGCGAAGTTCAAAAACTTCAGATGGTGACAACCGATGCGAAAAATGAAAAAGTTTTAGGAATAATCGGTAATTTTGACGATGCGCAAAGTGCACTTAAGTCACTTCTTAAAGATGATGATTTCAGAAATACTCTTAAAGAAAACAATATTAAGCTTTCCGCCGCAAACAGTGTGAATTTCGGAAGAATTATTTTTCAGATTATTTATCATTTCTGGAGTTACATGCAGCTGGCAGAAAGTGCGGAAATCGATCTTTTAGACGAGATTGACGTAATAATTCCTAGCGGTAATTTCGGAAACGCGCTGGGTGCTTATTATGCGAAGAAAATGGGGCTTCCTATAAATAAAATAGTAATCGCGTCTAATAAAAACAACATCCTTTACGAATTTATAAAATACGGAAAATACGATTTAAGAGATAAAAACCTTATTCATACAATTTCACCTGCAATGGATATCTTGAAATCTTCAAACGTAGAAAGGGTTCTTTTTGACAAATTCGGAGAAGAAAGAACGAAAGAACTTATGGAAAACCTGGAAAGTGAAGGGTTTTTCGAACTTACGGAAAAAGAGCATGAAGCAATTAAAGAAGATTTCTTAGCGGATTTCGCTACTGACGCAGAATGTGAGGAAATAATCGCAAAATACGCAAAAGAAAACAATTACATTATGGATGCTCACACGGCGACTGCCATTAAAGCATATGAATATCTGAGCGAAAAAGGCGAAATAAAAAATAAAGTTGTCGCATATTCTACCGCCGAATGGACAAAATTCGCTCCTAGTGTTTACGAAGCCCTTACCAAAGAAGATATTAACAGGGAAATAGCTGAACTTGAAGAAAAAACGATAGCGGATAAAGACGCAATAGCTTATATAGAAGCCCATTATAAAGTAATGGCTCCTGAATCTATAAGAGAGCTGTTTGACAAAGACATTAACGAAACGGTAATTAACAAAAACGAAATAAAAGAAAACATTATTAAATTCGTAACGGAAAAATAA
- a CDS encoding YfdX family protein, which yields MKKLLTSIVAASLLVTSAMAADAKTNAVSKNAVVKAEQKAQSTQLIKEAIRAIQYTQDALIYLNNKKTDKAKESLKKAVGELAVVLNTPNAPYLLPVDVQINAYQFVGDVHKIKTLIAESKKLINENKIPQAREVLNSLRSEIVIKTVNLPLATYPAALNLAIKYINEGKVKEAKDVLSMALSTLVEVDNVIPIPLIKAQALVQEASKIIKKDKKEALRYLDEARRQLTIAQALGYTSTSDTTYKMLEDEITKLETAIHKGHKTASIFSDLIEKLKEFKEKAISVIHK from the coding sequence ATGAAAAAACTATTGACATCAATAGTAGCCGCTAGCTTATTAGTAACAAGCGCTATGGCAGCAGACGCAAAAACAAATGCGGTATCAAAAAACGCAGTTGTAAAAGCTGAACAAAAAGCTCAAAGCACACAGCTTATAAAAGAAGCTATAAGGGCAATCCAGTATACACAGGATGCGTTAATTTATCTGAACAATAAAAAAACAGATAAAGCAAAAGAATCACTTAAAAAAGCGGTAGGAGAGCTTGCTGTAGTATTAAATACGCCAAACGCACCGTATTTATTACCTGTGGACGTACAAATTAACGCATATCAGTTTGTCGGAGATGTACATAAAATTAAAACGTTAATCGCAGAATCTAAAAAACTTATAAATGAAAATAAAATTCCGCAGGCCAGAGAAGTTTTAAATTCATTAAGAAGCGAAATTGTTATTAAAACAGTTAACCTGCCTTTAGCAACATATCCTGCAGCGTTGAATCTGGCAATTAAATATATTAACGAAGGAAAAGTAAAAGAAGCTAAAGACGTACTTTCTATGGCTCTTTCAACACTTGTTGAAGTAGACAACGTGATTCCTATTCCGTTAATCAAAGCCCAGGCTCTTGTTCAGGAAGCTAGTAAAATTATCAAAAAAGACAAAAAAGAAGCTCTAAGATATCTTGACGAAGCAAGAAGACAGTTAACAATAGCTCAGGCTTTAGGATATACAAGTACAAGCGACACAACATATAAAATGCTTGAAGACGAAATTACAAAACTTGAAACAGCAATTCACAAAGGTCACAAAACCGCTTCAATATTCAGCGACCTTATCGAAAAACTTAAAGAGTTCAAAGAAAAAGCAATCAGCGTTATTCACAAATAA
- the selA gene encoding L-seryl-tRNA(Sec) selenium transferase → MNLFRQIPKVDKIEKILSHIPKKVLIPIIQQTLENIRNGIKNGKITEINEKSIIKEIEKKANDILSPSIVNVINATGITVHTNLGRSLIDPEIFDYAKERSTHYCNLEYDLEKGKRGDRYHHSAKILSHLFGSESALIVNNNAAAVFLILNTFAKDKEAIVSRGELVEIGGSFRVPEVMKASGAKLVEVGTTNKTKIKDYEEAITENTSMLMKVHKSNYSIEGFSAEATLEEIISLSKEKGVLDYYDLGSAYVPKLPYGLTNYEPPISDIMKLNPSLVSFSGDKLFGSVQAGIILGKKELIDRLKKNQILRMFRVDKITLSLIEATALAYIKEEYDKIPTLKSIFQTTDELKEKAQKLLNLCPGLKAEIKESHTYVGGGTMPNRKIPTIVVEIKGNAKKWEENMRKNLVIGRIENEHFVLDMRSVQEDEIEKLSEIINNIISCEIPSQNNNIATSQLKGQK, encoded by the coding sequence ATGAATCTATTCAGACAGATACCCAAAGTTGACAAAATAGAAAAAATCCTCTCACACATACCTAAAAAAGTATTAATTCCTATAATTCAACAGACACTGGAAAACATAAGAAACGGAATTAAAAACGGTAAAATCACTGAAATAAACGAAAAATCTATTATTAAAGAAATTGAAAAAAAAGCAAATGATATTCTTTCACCCTCAATCGTAAACGTAATAAACGCCACGGGAATAACGGTCCATACCAATCTCGGACGAAGCCTGATAGATCCTGAAATTTTCGATTATGCCAAAGAACGCTCAACCCATTACTGCAATCTCGAATACGACCTCGAAAAAGGAAAAAGAGGAGACAGATATCACCACAGCGCCAAAATACTGAGCCATCTTTTCGGAAGCGAAAGCGCGCTTATTGTAAACAATAACGCCGCAGCCGTGTTTTTGATACTAAACACATTCGCAAAAGATAAAGAAGCGATAGTCTCAAGAGGCGAACTTGTAGAAATCGGCGGAAGTTTCAGGGTACCTGAAGTTATGAAAGCAAGCGGCGCGAAACTCGTAGAAGTTGGAACGACGAATAAAACAAAAATCAAAGACTACGAAGAAGCAATAACAGAAAATACATCAATGCTTATGAAAGTGCACAAATCAAACTATTCTATAGAAGGTTTCAGCGCCGAAGCGACACTTGAAGAGATAATCAGCCTCTCAAAAGAAAAAGGCGTTTTGGACTATTACGACTTAGGAAGCGCATATGTGCCGAAACTCCCTTACGGACTTACAAATTACGAACCTCCTATAAGCGATATTATGAAACTAAACCCTTCTCTTGTCAGTTTCAGCGGAGATAAACTTTTCGGAAGCGTTCAGGCGGGAATAATACTCGGAAAAAAAGAACTTATTGACAGACTCAAAAAAAACCAGATTTTAAGAATGTTCAGGGTTGACAAAATAACCCTTTCACTGATAGAAGCCACCGCTTTGGCGTATATAAAAGAAGAATACGATAAAATTCCGACTTTGAAATCTATCTTCCAGACAACAGACGAGCTTAAAGAAAAGGCCCAAAAACTTTTAAATTTATGCCCGGGCTTAAAAGCCGAAATTAAAGAATCGCACACATATGTCGGAGGCGGAACGATGCCTAACCGCAAAATTCCGACAATTGTGGTGGAAATTAAAGGCAATGCAAAAAAATGGGAAGAAAATATGCGTAAAAACCTTGTAATCGGAAGAATAGAAAACGAACATTTCGTACTCGATATGAGAAGCGTCCAGGAAGACGAAATAGAAAAACTGTCAGAAATTATTAATAATATTATCAGCTGTGAAATTCCTTCACAGAATAACAACATAGCAACTTCACAACTCAAAGGTCAAAAATGA
- the selB gene encoding selenocysteine-specific translation elongation factor has protein sequence MRNIIIGTAGHVDHGKTSLIEALTGYNGDELKEEKERGITIDLSFTNMKRDDVNVAFIDVPGHEKLVKNMISGAFGFDASLFAIDANEGVMPQTVEHLEVLNILRVKNIIVALTKCDLADRETIEKRKQEIRDLIAKYKNLRLLEIFETSIYDKQSIEKLKDYLFNLPPRKITHSKFFRYYIDRVFSLKGIGTVVTGTVLSGKVKLKDKIYINETKTLTTVKNLQVHGEDVEEAYTHQRVAINLNISHKELKKGYLLSTKGYLRGFRLIDVFVKPVEGKELFHNMEVLFISGAKRIPGKLLMFNPEDKKGYATIKLEEKAFLVFEDPFVILHNGRVIGGGEVLNPISDPIKKRKKLALLKALNKKDFKKAFEILVQNHKRGFGLLQSYQRFNLSPQEALEIAKTLDNVFIDEENYNIFSIDVKKEIEKIIKDTYEKNRFAFLSPASLKLRLKWASAELIQSVLDEFVKEGYLIKEDNIYKRKDLGEVDVTKSVEHRLYQLLDNSGLTPDAPYNIYEKLNIDRKVGDNAMKKLTTSKKVIRLAHNLFVTDKNINIALKKMKEIMQRVGYIDIKTFKEEMPMSRKYIVAYLDYLDQLGDVEKRDNKRYLKN, from the coding sequence ATGAGAAACATAATCATAGGAACGGCGGGTCACGTAGACCACGGTAAAACGTCTTTAATAGAAGCACTCACCGGATATAACGGAGACGAGCTTAAAGAGGAAAAAGAGCGCGGCATAACAATAGATTTAAGTTTTACCAATATGAAAAGGGACGACGTAAACGTAGCGTTTATAGACGTTCCGGGACATGAAAAACTTGTCAAAAACATGATCAGCGGAGCTTTCGGATTTGACGCCTCGCTTTTTGCCATAGACGCCAACGAAGGAGTTATGCCGCAAACCGTAGAGCACCTTGAAGTTTTAAATATTTTAAGGGTTAAAAACATAATAGTCGCACTTACCAAATGCGATCTCGCTGACAGAGAAACAATTGAAAAAAGAAAACAGGAAATCAGGGATTTAATAGCAAAATATAAAAACCTCCGCCTTCTAGAAATATTTGAAACATCTATCTACGACAAACAAAGCATCGAAAAACTTAAAGACTACCTTTTCAACCTGCCTCCTAGAAAAATCACCCACTCGAAATTCTTCAGATACTATATAGACAGGGTTTTCAGCTTAAAAGGTATAGGTACAGTCGTTACGGGGACGGTTCTAAGCGGCAAAGTAAAACTCAAAGACAAAATATACATCAACGAAACAAAAACGCTCACAACCGTTAAAAACCTACAGGTACACGGCGAAGATGTGGAAGAAGCATACACCCACCAAAGAGTTGCCATTAACCTCAATATTTCGCATAAAGAGCTTAAAAAAGGATACCTGCTCTCAACAAAAGGCTATTTAAGAGGATTCAGACTTATTGACGTATTCGTAAAACCTGTCGAAGGAAAAGAGCTCTTTCACAATATGGAAGTGCTTTTCATAAGCGGCGCCAAAAGAATTCCCGGCAAACTTTTAATGTTTAACCCGGAAGACAAAAAAGGCTATGCAACCATCAAACTCGAAGAAAAAGCGTTTTTAGTATTTGAAGATCCGTTTGTAATTCTCCATAACGGCCGTGTAATAGGCGGAGGAGAAGTGTTAAACCCTATCAGCGATCCGATTAAAAAAAGGAAAAAATTAGCACTTCTTAAAGCTTTAAACAAAAAAGACTTTAAAAAAGCCTTTGAAATACTTGTACAAAACCATAAAAGAGGATTCGGACTGCTTCAAAGCTACCAGAGATTCAACCTCTCCCCGCAAGAAGCGCTTGAAATAGCAAAAACCCTTGATAATGTGTTTATAGACGAGGAAAACTATAATATTTTTTCGATCGACGTAAAAAAAGAGATTGAAAAAATAATTAAAGACACATATGAAAAAAACAGATTCGCATTCCTCTCCCCTGCATCTCTTAAACTAAGACTTAAATGGGCAAGCGCCGAACTTATACAAAGCGTACTTGACGAGTTTGTAAAAGAAGGTTATCTGATAAAAGAGGACAATATCTACAAAAGAAAAGATCTCGGCGAAGTAGACGTAACCAAATCGGTTGAACATAGACTCTACCAGCTGCTTGACAACTCCGGACTGACCCCGGACGCACCATACAATATATATGAAAAACTGAATATTGACAGAAAAGTCGGCGACAACGCCATGAAGAAACTAACCACATCCAAAAAAGTGATACGTCTGGCACATAATCTTTTCGTAACTGATAAAAACATTAATATAGCGCTTAAAAAAATGAAAGAAATTATGCAAAGAGTCGGTTATATCGATATTAAAACATTTAAAGAAGAAATGCCTATGAGCAGGAAATACATAGTGGCGTATCTCGATTATCTCGATCAGCTCGGAGATGTGGAAAAACGGGACAATAAAAGATACCTCAAAAATTAA
- the rpmE gene encoding 50S ribosomal protein L31: MKKGIHPEYVKCQVTCTCGHQFEILSTKETLRVEVCDKCHPFYTGQERNIDRGGKVDKFKKKYGLA, translated from the coding sequence ATGAAAAAAGGTATCCATCCTGAATACGTAAAATGCCAAGTTACATGCACATGCGGTCATCAGTTTGAAATTTTATCAACTAAAGAAACTTTAAGAGTTGAAGTTTGTGATAAATGCCATCCGTTCTATACAGGTCAGGAAAGAAATATTGACAGAGGCGGAAAAGTAGATAAATTTAAGAAAAAATACGGTCTTGCATAA
- the rsmI gene encoding 16S rRNA (cytidine(1402)-2'-O)-methyltransferase — MLSLVPTPIGNLKDISQRALEALKTAQIIFCEDTRITKKLLNLLEIPLNKEFISMHSHNEKEALSKLNPELLKTKECVYVSDAGMPGISDPGSKLIQYCQKNGIPYTVIPGANAALTAYVASGFEGEFCFWMFLPHKGKERLDKLNEIINSGKIAVLYESPHRIEKLIKELKELIPQREVFLAKEMTKVHETYIKAKAKDLNLPNTKGEWVVVIDNGESKKDLTLTYDDILNLSLPPKEKSKLLAKISDKSAKEIYKELQNG, encoded by the coding sequence TTGCTTAGCCTAGTTCCTACTCCAATAGGAAATCTTAAAGACATATCCCAAAGAGCCCTTGAGGCTCTTAAAACTGCCCAGATAATCTTCTGCGAAGACACAAGAATTACAAAAAAGCTTTTAAATCTTTTAGAAATCCCTCTTAACAAAGAATTTATATCAATGCATTCGCATAATGAAAAAGAAGCGCTTTCAAAATTAAACCCAGAACTTTTAAAAACAAAAGAATGTGTTTATGTCAGTGACGCCGGAATGCCCGGTATTAGCGATCCCGGAAGCAAATTAATTCAATACTGCCAGAAAAACGGCATACCATATACGGTAATACCGGGAGCCAATGCGGCGCTTACAGCATATGTGGCCAGCGGATTTGAGGGTGAATTCTGTTTTTGGATGTTTCTGCCTCATAAAGGGAAAGAGCGTTTAGATAAACTGAACGAAATAATAAATTCCGGCAAAATAGCCGTGCTTTATGAATCCCCTCACAGAATTGAAAAACTGATAAAAGAATTAAAAGAGCTTATCCCCCAAAGAGAAGTATTTCTGGCAAAAGAAATGACTAAAGTTCATGAAACATATATAAAAGCAAAAGCAAAAGATTTAAACCTTCCGAACACAAAAGGAGAATGGGTTGTAGTAATCGATAATGGCGAAAGCAAAAAAGATTTAACCCTCACTTATGACGATATTTTAAATCTTTCACTGCCTCCTAAAGAAAAATCAAAACTTCTGGCAAAAATATCCGATAAATCCGCCAAAGAAATTTATAAAGAACTTCAAAACGGTTAA
- the trpB gene encoding tryptophan synthase subunit beta, giving the protein MKKSHLQKFPDSEGFFGRFGGAYIPDVLQEEFERITKAYMKLRRSHDFLSELRRIRKHYQGRPTPVYHAKRLSEALGGAQIYLKREDLNHMGAHKLNHCMAEALLAKYMGKKKLIAETGAGQHGVALATAAAYFGMECEIHMGEVDIEKEHPNVVRMKILGAEVIPATHGLKTLKEAVDSAFESYVKQIDTALYAIGSVVGPHPFPMMVRDFQSVVGFEAKEQFTEMVGFLPDNVVACVGGGSNAMGIFSGFIDDEVELYAVEPLGKGTKLGEHAATLMYGDEGVIHGFNTIMLKDENGEPAPVYSIASGLDYPGVGPEQAYLKESGRLNIAAITDEETIDAFYALSQYEGIIPALESAHAVAFAMKLAKEKPNDTILVNLSGRGDKDIDYVVENYGVREIKL; this is encoded by the coding sequence ATGAAAAAATCACATTTGCAAAAATTTCCTGACAGTGAAGGATTTTTCGGAAGATTCGGAGGAGCATATATTCCCGATGTATTACAAGAAGAGTTTGAAAGAATCACAAAAGCGTATATGAAACTCAGACGCTCACACGATTTTTTAAGTGAACTTAGAAGAATCAGAAAACATTACCAGGGACGCCCTACTCCCGTATATCATGCCAAAAGACTCTCAGAAGCGCTTGGAGGAGCACAGATATATCTTAAAAGAGAAGATCTGAACCATATGGGAGCACACAAACTGAACCACTGCATGGCAGAAGCGCTGCTGGCCAAATACATGGGCAAAAAGAAACTGATAGCAGAAACCGGTGCAGGACAGCACGGCGTTGCGCTTGCTACAGCGGCAGCTTACTTCGGAATGGAATGTGAAATTCACATGGGTGAGGTTGATATAGAAAAAGAACATCCGAATGTCGTAAGAATGAAAATATTAGGAGCCGAGGTGATTCCGGCCACACACGGGCTGAAAACACTCAAAGAAGCGGTTGACAGCGCGTTTGAAAGCTATGTAAAACAGATAGACACGGCTCTTTACGCAATCGGAAGCGTTGTGGGACCTCATCCGTTTCCTATGATGGTAAGGGATTTTCAAAGCGTTGTGGGATTTGAGGCAAAAGAACAGTTTACAGAAATGGTCGGTTTCCTGCCCGATAACGTTGTGGCATGTGTAGGGGGCGGAAGCAACGCCATGGGAATTTTCAGCGGATTTATAGACGACGAAGTGGAGCTGTATGCGGTAGAGCCTCTTGGCAAAGGAACTAAACTCGGAGAACACGCAGCAACTCTTATGTACGGTGACGAGGGAGTGATCCACGGATTTAACACTATAATGCTAAAAGATGAAAACGGAGAGCCTGCCCCTGTTTACTCAATCGCCAGCGGACTTGATTATCCGGGTGTTGGACCAGAACAGGCGTATCTGAAAGAAAGCGGCAGACTAAATATAGCGGCAATCACCGATGAAGAGACAATAGACGCGTTTTATGCTCTCAGTCAGTATGAGGGAATAATTCCGGCACTTGAAAGCGCTCATGCGGTTGCATTTGCTATGAAACTGGCAAAAGAAAAACCAAATGACACAATTCTTGTTAATTTATCCGGAAGAGGAGACAAAGACATAGATTACGTGGTTGAAAATTACGGAGTCAGGGAAATTAAACTCTAA
- a CDS encoding rhomboid family intramembrane serine protease, which yields MGTLLIFLINAVVFWYINIHNGSYAADYMVHYGMTAQNRDDPVVWITNAFIHGGWGHIAMNMLALLEVGFATEKVTNTFWFFIVYLVSILGADLANYYYLQNHWNVYVIGASGAIFGLYAFYSLITKEFKDFIIFAVIYNGAVFMFNMNIAWFGHLGGAIAGFIAGLFYIFFKGFVKKNIIEPEEKNG from the coding sequence ATGGGGACTCTTTTAATTTTTTTAATCAATGCTGTCGTATTTTGGTATATCAATATACATAACGGCTCTTATGCGGCTGATTATATGGTTCATTACGGTATGACTGCACAAAACAGGGACGATCCCGTCGTATGGATTACTAACGCTTTTATTCACGGGGGATGGGGGCATATAGCAATGAATATGCTGGCACTTTTGGAAGTAGGGTTCGCAACGGAAAAAGTTACTAATACGTTTTGGTTTTTTATAGTTTATCTTGTTTCTATATTAGGTGCCGATTTGGCTAATTACTATTATCTTCAAAACCACTGGAATGTTTACGTAATAGGCGCTTCGGGGGCTATATTCGGGCTGTATGCGTTTTATTCGTTAATTACGAAAGAGTTTAAAGATTTTATTATTTTTGCGGTTATATACAACGGAGCCGTATTTATGTTTAATATGAATATTGCGTGGTTCGGGCATTTAGGCGGGGCAATAGCAGGTTTTATCGCAGGTCTTTTTTATATTTTTTTTAAAGGTTTTGTCAAGAAAAATATTATTGAACCGGAAGAAAAAAACGGTTAG